The following proteins are co-located in the Sporosarcina pasteurii genome:
- a CDS encoding manganese efflux pump, whose amino-acid sequence MEELFAASVTTLDIIVVYVLLRVKGRRLVLALWTGFLNIMLPLLGFMMGELSATIFADWSVLLSGVILSLIGLHMLLQDNNEQSTIIKLHPAFIALVVSIDAFSVSVTFGMLQLNKLLYIMASGIFAFVFSLVALYFQKKLGVKNGNRIRQFAGVSLLIMGILSCIR is encoded by the coding sequence GCGAGTGTTACTACGCTTGATATTATCGTAGTTTATGTTTTGCTTCGCGTGAAGGGGAGAAGACTCGTACTTGCTTTGTGGACTGGATTTCTCAATATCATGCTCCCGTTACTTGGTTTTATGATGGGAGAATTATCGGCAACGATCTTTGCGGATTGGAGCGTACTCTTGTCAGGCGTAATTTTAAGTCTTATTGGGCTACATATGCTATTGCAAGATAATAATGAACAATCGACGATAATCAAGCTACACCCTGCGTTTATTGCGCTTGTTGTCAGTATAGATGCCTTTTCTGTAAGTGTGACATTCGGAATGTTACAGTTAAATAAATTACTATATATTATGGCCTCTGGAATTTTCGCTTTCGTTTTCTCGCTTGTAGCCCTTTATTTTCAAAAGAAACTGGGGGTTAAAAATGGGAATAGGATTAGGCAATTCGCAGGGGTGTCGTTGCTTATCATGGGGATTTTGTCGTGCATTCGTTGA
- a CDS encoding low molecular weight protein arginine phosphatase, with protein MNIYLICTGNTCRSPMAEAILRSKNMKNVHVRSAGIHAMDGIPIAENAKTLIERADMPYTATSKSVTADDVAWADFILTMTDAHKRMLRTFFPDEINKIHTLKGFLELGGNEDVYDPFGGNLDTYDQTFTELSKLMEVLERKLTRG; from the coding sequence ATGAATATTTATTTAATTTGTACTGGAAATACTTGTAGAAGTCCGATGGCGGAAGCGATATTACGGTCAAAAAATATGAAAAATGTCCATGTACGTTCTGCTGGAATCCATGCGATGGATGGAATCCCGATTGCGGAAAATGCGAAAACCCTGATTGAAAGAGCGGACATGCCTTATACTGCAACTTCAAAATCCGTTACAGCGGATGATGTTGCATGGGCGGATTTTATATTGACAATGACTGACGCTCATAAACGGATGCTGCGCACTTTTTTTCCAGACGAAATAAATAAAATCCACACGTTAAAAGGTTTTTTAGAGCTTGGTGGAAATGAAGATGTTTATGATCCGTTTGGTGGAAATCTTGATACATATGATCAAACGTTTACTGAACTATCAAAACTCATGGAGGTCCTCGAACGTAAATTGACAAGGGGATGA
- the rpiB gene encoding ribose 5-phosphate isomerase B gives MKIAISSDHGGNKLRQEIIQLLEERGVEYEDFGPKTDESVDYPDYASPVSEGVASGQFERGILICGTGIGMSIAANKVKGVRCALVHDVFTAKATREHNDTNVLAMGERVIGAGLAREIVATWLNTEFEGGRHARRLEKLHELEN, from the coding sequence ATGAAAATTGCAATATCTTCAGATCACGGCGGCAATAAATTGCGCCAAGAAATAATTCAGTTACTAGAAGAACGTGGAGTAGAATATGAAGATTTTGGACCCAAAACAGATGAATCGGTAGACTATCCTGATTATGCTTCGCCTGTTAGTGAAGGTGTGGCATCTGGCCAATTTGAGCGTGGCATTTTAATTTGCGGAACGGGTATTGGTATGTCCATCGCAGCAAATAAAGTAAAAGGCGTTCGCTGTGCGCTCGTGCATGATGTCTTTACTGCTAAAGCAACAAGAGAACATAATGATACGAATGTACTTGCAATGGGTGAACGTGTCATTGGTGCTGGACTTGCGCGAGAAATTGTAGCTACTTGGTTAAATACAGAATTTGAAGGCGGCCGCCATGCTCGTCGTCTTGAGAAACTACATGAACTAGAAAACTGA
- a CDS encoding TIGR01440 family protein — protein sequence MEAQNLWKLQLEELLSEIAEQTEFERGGFFVVGCSTSEVAGKRMGTSGAFEIGEMLYGPLKKFADEHGLYLAFQGCEHINRALTIERVAAKHHQLEPVTVIPTVDAGGSMSAYAYAQMTDPIVVEEIQAQAGIDIGQTLIGMHLKKVAVPLRTSIEKIGEAVVTIATTRPKLIGGVRAVYEIDNKN from the coding sequence GTGGAAGCTCAAAATTTATGGAAACTTCAGCTGGAAGAGCTGTTATCCGAAATCGCTGAGCAAACAGAATTCGAACGCGGGGGCTTTTTCGTCGTCGGTTGTTCAACTTCCGAAGTTGCAGGAAAACGAATGGGTACATCAGGTGCTTTCGAAATCGGTGAAATGTTGTATGGACCTTTAAAGAAATTTGCGGACGAGCACGGACTCTATCTTGCATTTCAGGGTTGTGAACATATTAATCGAGCGCTCACGATTGAACGAGTTGCTGCAAAACATCATCAGTTAGAACCAGTTACAGTCATTCCAACTGTTGATGCAGGTGGTTCTATGTCAGCGTATGCTTATGCGCAAATGACAGATCCTATCGTGGTTGAAGAAATTCAAGCGCAAGCGGGGATCGATATTGGACAAACACTGATTGGCATGCATTTGAAAAAAGTTGCAGTACCGTTACGAACTTCTATTGAAAAAATTGGTGAAGCTGTCGTTACAATTGCGACGACACGTCCGAAACTTATCGGCGGCGTCCGCGCAGTTTACGAAATAGATAATAAAAACTGA
- the glyA gene encoding serine hydroxymethyltransferase, with product MDHVKIKELSAELNHVKVGDEAVYEAIMAEKKRQQANIELIASENFVTEAVMEAQGSVLTNKYAEGYPGRRYYGGCEHVDVVENIARDRLKEIFGAEYANVQPHSGAQANMAVYFTVLKPGDTVLGMNLSHGGHLTHGSPVNFSGELYNFVEYGVSKENEKIDYEDVRQKALEHKPKMIVAGASAYPREIDFAKFREIADEVGAYLFVDMAHIAGLVAVGEHSNPVPHAHFVTSTTHKTLRGPRGGLILTTEEFGRKIDKSIFPGIQGGPLMHVIAAKAVAFGEAQKPEFKAYIQQVKKNAKVLGEALVAEGIDIVSGGTDNHLLLLNLKSLGITGKIAEEVLDEVGITVNKNTIPFDTESPFVTSGIRIGTPAVTSRGFKEEEMKEIASIMAFLLKNHEDENVKKEALERVQAITNKFPLYQ from the coding sequence ATGGACCATGTAAAGATTAAAGAACTTTCAGCAGAACTGAATCATGTGAAAGTTGGAGATGAAGCAGTTTACGAAGCAATTATGGCGGAAAAAAAGCGTCAACAAGCGAATATTGAACTAATCGCATCTGAGAACTTTGTAACAGAGGCAGTTATGGAAGCACAAGGTTCAGTATTGACGAATAAATATGCAGAAGGATATCCTGGCAGACGTTATTACGGCGGATGTGAACATGTGGATGTTGTAGAAAATATCGCACGCGATCGTCTGAAAGAAATCTTCGGTGCAGAATACGCGAACGTTCAACCACACTCAGGTGCACAAGCAAACATGGCTGTTTATTTCACAGTACTTAAGCCAGGCGACACAGTACTCGGAATGAACCTATCACATGGTGGTCACTTAACACACGGTAGTCCAGTTAACTTCTCTGGAGAACTATACAACTTTGTTGAATACGGTGTGAGTAAAGAAAACGAGAAAATCGATTATGAAGATGTACGTCAAAAAGCGCTTGAGCATAAGCCGAAAATGATTGTTGCAGGAGCAAGTGCGTATCCACGTGAAATTGACTTTGCTAAATTCCGTGAAATTGCAGATGAAGTCGGCGCTTATTTATTCGTAGATATGGCGCATATTGCTGGTCTAGTTGCAGTTGGAGAACATTCGAATCCAGTTCCACATGCACACTTCGTAACGTCAACAACACATAAAACGTTACGTGGCCCACGCGGCGGACTGATTTTAACGACAGAAGAGTTCGGTCGTAAAATTGATAAGTCAATTTTCCCGGGTATTCAAGGTGGTCCACTTATGCATGTCATTGCAGCGAAAGCAGTTGCTTTTGGTGAAGCGCAAAAGCCTGAGTTCAAAGCATATATCCAACAAGTGAAGAAAAATGCGAAAGTATTAGGAGAAGCACTTGTAGCAGAAGGAATTGATATCGTTTCAGGCGGAACGGACAATCACCTTCTACTTCTAAACCTTAAATCCCTGGGCATTACTGGGAAAATCGCTGAAGAAGTCTTGGATGAAGTTGGCATTACAGTAAATAAAAATACAATTCCATTTGATACAGAAAGTCCATTTGTGACATCAGGTATTCGAATTGGAACGCCAGCAGTTACATCAAGAGGCTTTAAAGAAGAAGAAATGAAAGAAATTGCTTCAATTATGGCATTCCTTCTTAAAAACCATGAAGATGAAAATGTTAAAAAAGAAGCACTCGAACGCGTACAAGCAATCACAAACAAATTCCCACTTTATCAATAA
- the upp gene encoding uracil phosphoribosyltransferase yields MPKIQVLDHPLIQHKLTYIRDINTGTKEFRELVDEVATLMAYEITRDLPLTEKEIETPIGKGKSDVLAGKKLGIIPILRAGLGMVEGILNLIPAAKVGHVGLYRDPETFEPVEYYVKLPKDVSERDLILVDPMLATGGSAIEAVNSLKKRGAKSIRFMCLIAAPEGVKAMTDAHPDVDIYIAALDEKLDEKGYIVPGLGDAGDRLFGTK; encoded by the coding sequence ATGCCAAAAATTCAAGTGCTAGACCACCCATTAATTCAACACAAATTGACTTACATACGTGATATAAATACAGGGACGAAAGAGTTTCGTGAACTGGTTGATGAAGTTGCAACATTAATGGCGTATGAGATTACACGTGACCTACCTTTAACGGAAAAAGAAATTGAAACGCCGATTGGTAAAGGAAAGTCCGATGTTCTTGCAGGAAAGAAACTAGGAATTATTCCTATTTTACGTGCGGGACTCGGCATGGTAGAAGGAATTCTAAATTTAATTCCAGCGGCGAAAGTTGGACACGTCGGGCTGTATCGTGATCCAGAGACGTTTGAGCCAGTTGAATACTATGTGAAATTGCCAAAAGACGTGTCAGAGCGTGACTTAATTCTCGTTGACCCAATGCTTGCGACAGGTGGATCAGCTATTGAAGCTGTAAATTCATTGAAGAAACGCGGAGCAAAAAGTATTCGTTTTATGTGTTTAATTGCAGCGCCTGAAGGGGTTAAAGCAATGACAGACGCTCATCCTGATGTGGATATTTACATTGCTGCACTCGACGAAAAGCTTGATGAAAAAGGCTATATCGTTCCAGGCCTTGGTGACGCAGGCGATAGACTGTTTGGAACAAAATAA
- the wecB gene encoding non-hydrolyzing UDP-N-acetylglucosamine 2-epimerase, with the protein MTIFGTRPEAIKMAPLVLELNKHREDIESIVTVTAQHREMLDQVLATFDITPDYDLNIMKDRQTLVDVATRGLEGLDAIMKEAQPDIVLVHGDTATTFIGSLAAFYNKIAVGHVEAGLRTWDKYSPYPEEMNRQLTGVLADLHFSPTEKSAQNLLNEGKDKDSIHITGNTAIDALHTTVREEYSHPVLEELGNDKLILLTAHRRENLGEPMRNMFNAINRLLEKHNDIQVVYPVHMNPVVRELANEILGDNHRVKLIEPLEVVDFHNFAAASHIILTDSGGIQEEAPSLGKPVIVLRDTTERPEGIEAGTLKLAGTDEDVIFSLTDELLTDEDAYNKMAQASNPYGDGHASERIVEALKEYLSFTAQS; encoded by the coding sequence ATGACGATATTTGGCACTCGACCAGAAGCGATTAAAATGGCGCCCCTCGTACTTGAGTTAAACAAGCATCGCGAAGACATTGAATCGATTGTAACGGTTACGGCTCAACACCGCGAAATGCTAGACCAAGTGCTCGCAACATTCGACATTACACCAGACTACGATTTAAACATTATGAAAGACAGACAAACCTTAGTCGATGTTGCAACAAGAGGACTAGAAGGGCTCGATGCAATCATGAAAGAGGCGCAGCCTGATATTGTGCTTGTGCACGGCGACACAGCTACAACATTTATCGGAAGCCTGGCTGCATTTTATAATAAAATTGCAGTTGGGCATGTCGAGGCTGGTTTACGTACTTGGGATAAATACTCGCCTTATCCGGAAGAGATGAATCGTCAATTAACGGGTGTCCTTGCAGATCTTCATTTTTCGCCGACTGAAAAATCAGCACAGAACTTATTGAATGAAGGAAAAGACAAAGACTCGATCCATATTACAGGCAATACGGCAATTGACGCACTTCATACAACTGTTCGTGAAGAGTATTCGCACCCAGTTTTAGAAGAACTAGGCAATGATAAGTTAATTTTATTAACAGCACATCGCCGTGAAAACCTTGGCGAACCGATGCGCAATATGTTTAATGCGATTAACAGATTGCTTGAGAAACATAATGATATTCAAGTGGTCTACCCCGTACATATGAATCCGGTTGTGCGTGAACTTGCGAATGAAATATTAGGAGACAATCACCGCGTTAAACTTATCGAACCATTGGAAGTCGTCGATTTTCATAACTTTGCGGCAGCATCTCATATTATATTGACAGATTCAGGTGGCATCCAAGAAGAAGCACCATCTCTTGGTAAACCAGTCATTGTGTTGCGTGACACGACGGAACGCCCGGAAGGAATCGAAGCAGGGACGCTTAAATTAGCTGGCACAGATGAAGATGTGATCTTTTCTTTAACAGATGAACTTCTTACAGATGAAGATGCTTACAATAAAATGGCCCAAGCTTCAAATCCATACGGCGATGGACATGCATCTGAACGAATTGTAGAGGCCTTAAAAGAATATCTGTCGTTTACAGCACAATCTTAA
- a CDS encoding ATP synthase subunit I — protein MQNLQEIHSRQRKLTFFTIALFALGWVITGWNTVFAGLILGTLFGLYNFWILVRKSERFERAFAEGKSRISIGSALRFASGIAAAAIATAMPEQFDLISTVIGFAIPYALLVVERIIYHVRQQ, from the coding sequence ATGCAAAATTTGCAGGAAATTCATAGTAGACAGCGTAAATTAACCTTTTTTACAATTGCTTTATTCGCCCTCGGTTGGGTGATTACTGGATGGAACACAGTTTTTGCTGGACTCATTTTAGGGACATTGTTTGGCTTGTATAATTTCTGGATACTCGTTCGCAAATCAGAGCGATTTGAACGTGCGTTCGCGGAAGGGAAAAGTCGAATTTCAATTGGAAGTGCGTTGCGTTTCGCATCTGGTATTGCGGCAGCGGCAATTGCAACTGCGATGCCGGAGCAGTTCGACCTGATCAGTACGGTAATCGGCTTTGCCATTCCGTATGCTCTTCTAGTAGTTGAGCGGATCATTTACCACGTAAGACAGCAGTAA
- the atpB gene encoding F0F1 ATP synthase subunit A: MDHGHPMREFMGMTFNLSNIMMLLITCIIVFLIGIMATRNLQVKPTGMQNFFEWIMDFVKGIIKSNMDWKTGGRFHILGITLILFLFVSNVLGLPLAVIVDNELWWKSPTADPMITMTLAAMVIILTHYYGIKMKGIGGYGKDFLKPLPFLFLLNIIAEFASTLTLGLRLYGNIYAGEVLIALIAGLGASSIFGFIGAIVPGVAWMGFSIFVGGIQSFIFVMLTMVYMTNKVRMD; the protein is encoded by the coding sequence ATGGACCATGGACATCCAATGCGAGAGTTTATGGGGATGACATTCAATCTATCGAACATCATGATGCTTCTCATAACTTGTATCATTGTATTTCTAATTGGAATCATGGCAACACGTAATCTACAGGTTAAGCCAACAGGAATGCAAAACTTCTTTGAATGGATCATGGATTTCGTTAAAGGGATTATCAAGAGTAACATGGACTGGAAAACAGGTGGAAGATTCCATATACTTGGAATTACACTCATTCTTTTCCTATTTGTCTCAAACGTACTCGGTTTGCCACTAGCAGTTATCGTCGACAACGAACTATGGTGGAAATCACCGACAGCCGATCCAATGATTACGATGACACTCGCAGCAATGGTTATTATCTTAACCCACTATTATGGTATTAAGATGAAAGGTATAGGTGGATACGGTAAAGATTTTCTTAAACCACTACCATTCTTATTTCTACTTAACATCATTGCAGAATTTGCAAGTACATTAACACTTGGTTTACGTCTTTATGGAAACATTTACGCTGGTGAAGTGCTTATCGCGCTAATCGCTGGTTTAGGTGCTTCAAGCATCTTTGGATTTATCGGAGCGATTGTACCAGGAGTTGCCTGGATGGGCTTCTCTATATTCGTAGGTGGAATCCAGTCATTTATTTTCGTTATGTTAACGATGGTCTATATGACTAACAAAGTTAGAATGGACTAG
- the atpE gene encoding F0F1 ATP synthase subunit C: protein MGLIAAAIAIGLGALGAGLGAAQVVAKTQEGIARQPEARGFLQTNMFIGVALVEVVPIFAAVVAFIVMNR from the coding sequence ATGGGTCTAATAGCAGCAGCAATCGCAATTGGTCTTGGTGCACTAGGAGCAGGTCTAGGTGCAGCTCAAGTTGTAGCAAAAACACAGGAAGGAATCGCACGTCAACCAGAAGCACGTGGTTTCCTACAAACGAACATGTTCATTGGGGTAGCATTAGTTGAAGTTGTTCCGATTTTCGCAGCTGTTGTTGCGTTCATCGTAATGAACCGATAA
- the atpF gene encoding F0F1 ATP synthase subunit B — protein sequence MFLDTFHLLAANAADAGFLEKLNGRLNLGDIIVTVALFTILLVLLKKYAWGPLMGVMDQRAEMIANEIEQAEKSRVESQQLLEEQRKLLNDARTDAQAIVENAREQGESQREEIVKAARNEVSRLKEEASLEIASEREKAVQAVREEFVSLSVLAASKVLGKEVSEEENRALIEETIAKAGDGQ from the coding sequence GTGTTTTTGGATACCTTCCACCTCTTAGCCGCAAATGCAGCTGATGCAGGTTTTTTGGAAAAACTTAACGGTAGATTAAACCTTGGGGATATCATTGTAACGGTCGCGTTATTCACGATTCTCTTGGTGCTATTAAAGAAATATGCATGGGGTCCACTTATGGGTGTTATGGATCAACGTGCAGAAATGATTGCAAATGAAATTGAACAGGCTGAAAAAAGTCGAGTTGAATCGCAACAACTTCTTGAAGAGCAACGTAAGTTATTAAATGACGCACGTACAGATGCGCAAGCGATTGTTGAAAACGCTCGTGAACAAGGTGAGAGCCAACGCGAGGAAATCGTTAAAGCAGCACGTAATGAAGTATCTCGTCTTAAAGAAGAAGCTTCACTTGAAATTGCTTCTGAAAGAGAAAAAGCTGTACAAGCAGTACGAGAAGAATTCGTATCACTTTCCGTTCTTGCGGCGTCTAAAGTACTTGGAAAAGAAGTTTCCGAGGAAGAAAACCGCGCATTGATCGAGGAGACGATTGCGAAAGCGGGCGATGGGCAATGA
- a CDS encoding F0F1 ATP synthase subunit delta — MSKSIVANRYALALFNTAQEKGKVDKIQQELLEIKEVFQTNQELEELLHNPRLSIAEKKELLAQLFKKANQYVQNTLFLLLEKKRIDDIINFVDEFIKIANDAAGVADAKVYSTRELTKKEVQAISSTFAAKIGKQSLRIENIIDSSLIGGIRLQIGNRIYDSSLSGKLNRLQRDLIRS; from the coding sequence ATGAGTAAATCAATCGTAGCAAATCGCTATGCGCTCGCTCTTTTTAATACAGCGCAAGAAAAGGGAAAAGTTGATAAAATTCAACAAGAATTACTTGAGATAAAAGAAGTCTTTCAAACAAATCAAGAACTTGAAGAATTACTCCATAACCCTAGATTATCAATCGCGGAAAAGAAAGAACTACTCGCACAGCTATTTAAAAAAGCAAACCAATATGTTCAAAATACATTATTCTTGTTGCTTGAAAAGAAACGCATCGATGACATTATCAACTTTGTTGACGAATTCATTAAGATTGCAAACGATGCAGCTGGTGTAGCTGATGCAAAAGTTTATTCAACGCGTGAATTAACTAAAAAAGAAGTTCAAGCAATTTCATCTACATTTGCTGCGAAAATCGGCAAGCAGTCATTGCGTATTGAAAATATCATCGATTCAAGCCTAATTGGTGGCATTCGCCTCCAAATTGGAAACAGGATTTATGATAGTAGTTTAAGCGGCAAACTAAATCGTTTGCAAAGAGATCTAATTAGATCTTAA